Part of the Sinomonas atrocyanea genome is shown below.
TAGTTCATTTCGAAGCTTCTTGGGACCCCTACACCCAAGGTGCTCCGCTATATAACTGCCGAAGCGTCCCTCCGCCGGATCTCAGACATCTTTACACCGATCTGCCAATAATAGAACGACAACGCCGCCGCATAGTGAAAGCCACTGGTGCCGTCAAGGAAGCCTCGCCGAATTATGTACGAGTAGATGAAGAATATCAGCGGCTTAGCAGGTAGCTTGGCTGCAATTCTCCCAAGTGTCGAACGGTTTTCAACCGCCTCCGCGTCTCGGTCGACCAGCATGTGGGCTTCCCAGTCGCTATAACGATTATGTCGAGCGAAATAGTCGTAGAGCCCGTCCCGATCGTCATGTCCTAGAGGCTTAGAGAGCTGGAGCAATCGTCCCGAAAGCACGCGGGGTTGATAGTGCCCCTCAACTTCCCACATGTGTTCTACATGAAGGTCATTCGGGCGTGGCCATTGGCATCTGCTACGCCGCATGCCGATCCGCTTACGGACCTGATGTCCATGAGCGAGTCGTTTCCCCATCCAGTAGTACTGCAAT
Proteins encoded:
- a CDS encoding glycosyltransferase family 2 protein; the protein is MTKIPATVLILTKNEEASVQRAVESAKPFDEVIVVDSGSTDKTQEVARRAGATVVEYLWDGAYPKKKEWSLSAAQNDWVVYLDADEFFPDDLVEEIAAVLVDPTASAFEVPLQYYWMGKRLAHGHQVRKRIGMRRSRCQWPRPNDLHVEHMWEVEGHYQPRVLSGRLLQLSKPLGHDDRDGLYDYFARHNRYSDWEAHMLVDRDAEAVENRSTLGRIAAKLPAKPLIFFIYSYIIRRGFLDGTSGFHYAAALSFYYWQIGVKMSEIRRRDASAVI